Proteins from one Limanda limanda chromosome 9, fLimLim1.1, whole genome shotgun sequence genomic window:
- the dpt gene encoding dermatopontin codes for MNPALVALALSLLSTVAAQSQDHHDMGWVNSYRQGFNFQCPHGEVLVAIRSFFSEENGSDRLWTFECQPTPEGLGEPSDCWWDDISRAGMEWTSTCTRNGLVAGVQSKYFESVLDREWQFYCCYYKRRCPYSCMKTSDIPEHYREEAELVVPSYGYFIRGAQTTFTGVLRDRQWKYILCRMTDFDCDFENL; via the exons ATGAATCCTGCTCTGGTGGCATTAGCGTTGTCCCTGCTGTCCACGGTCGCAGCTCAGTCTCAAGACCACCATGACATGGGCTGGGTCAACAGCTACCGTCAGGGCTTCAACTTCCAGTGTCCCCACGGAGAGGTCCTCGTGGCCATCAGGAGCTTCTTCAGTGAGGAGAATGGCTCGGACCGCTTGTGGACCTTTGAGTGCCAGCCCACACCTGAGGGCCTGGGGGAGCCCAGTGACTGCTGGTGGGACGACATCAGCCGTGCTGGGATGGAGTG GACTTCAACTTGTACTCGTAATGGCCTGGTGGCGGGGGTACAAAGCAAGTACTTTGAATCTGTCCTTGACCGGGAGTGGCAGTTCTACTGCTGCTATTACAAACGCCGATGTCCCTACTCCTGCAT GAAGACCTCTGATATTCCTGAACACTACAGAGAAGAGGCAGAGCTGGTAGTCCCTAGTTATGGCTACTTCATCCGAGGTGCTCAGACCACCTTCACTGGAGTGCTACG AGATCGGCAATGGAAGTACATCCTGTGCAGAATGACAGACTTTGACTGTGACTTTGAGAATTTGTAG